The following coding sequences lie in one Rutidosis leptorrhynchoides isolate AG116_Rl617_1_P2 chromosome 4, CSIRO_AGI_Rlap_v1, whole genome shotgun sequence genomic window:
- the LOC139843912 gene encoding transcription termination factor MTERF2, chloroplastic: protein MTFYHHNPTIIRRCHPPPSFSVASSLQHHHQQQNQTTNQENNNKIIRTHNAKSTSLIFQTTTTSQNEIFNLLELSKTTPQFPGSIYQNKNNPSAIQEIFDNDHTNDDDYEVIMKALEIRRQVTLDIFIQVMRKEGRFGITYATNLASKLFPEFIDFIMIQAASLKQSPEFANSSFNVRVKDCLQTSNVIPLIRWLKHNELSYPQIGKLICSSKGNIESIKRTADWLKSIHVNGRYIGVALLRSGDNILERTTKELDEIIFYLEKNGVKKEWMGYIVSRCPELLTFSMEELKTRMNFYFDMGMNEKDFGTMIFDFPKILGFYSLDEMNQKVAYLKEFGLSHQDVGRLLAFRPQLMGCNIEERWKPLVKYLYYLGISRDGMRRILTVKPIVFCVDLESNIVQKVQFFRDIGVEEKGIGSMLVKFPSLLTYSLYKKIRPVVIFLLTKAGVSRADIGKVIGLGPELLGCSISKKLEPNVKYFLSLGIDLQTLGKMIADFPMLLRYNIDILRPKYRYLRRTMVRPLNDLIEFPRFFSYSLEDRIIPRHKILMDNRINFKLRYMLSSSNDEFHQKVEAAVQRRQMFESGISSNFALDSSFDNSSEYKIDDDVGVDEIIDELSDDEISDEFSNNEIIDEFSAHED, encoded by the exons ATGACGTTCTACCACCACAACCCCACCATCATCCGCCGCTGCCACCCACCACCATCATTTTCCGTCGCATCCTCTCTCcaacaccaccaccaacagcaaaaccaaacaacaaatcaagaaaataataataaaatcattcgAACCCACAATGCAAAATCCACCTCACTCATCTTCCAAACCACCACTACTTCTCAAAATGAAATTTTTAACCTTTTGGAACTTTCAAAAACAACCCCTCAATTCCCAGGTTCAATTTATCAAAACAAAAACAACCCATCAGCAATTCAAGAAATTTTTGATAATGACCAtactaatgatgatgattatgaggtGATTATGAAAGCACTTGAAATTAGGAGGCAAGTGACATTAGATATATTTATTCAAGTTATGAGAAAAGAAGGGAGATTTGGGATTACTTATGCTACTAATTTGGCTTCTAAATTGTTCCCTGAATTTATTGATTTTATTATGATTCAAGCTGCATCATTGAAGCAATCGCCCGAGTTTGCGAATTCTTCTTTTAATGTTCGTGTTAAAGATTGCTTACAAACATCCAATGTTATTCCTCTAATTAG GTGGCTGAAGCACAATGAATTATCATATCCGCAAATTGGGAAGTTAATTTGCAGTTCAAAAGGGAATATTGAATCGATCAAGCGCACTGCTGACTGGCTCAAGTCAATTCATGTGAATGGGCGATATATTGGGGTTGCATTACTTAGATCTGGAGATAATATATTAGAACGCACCACTAAAGAATTGGATGAAATCATTTTTTATTTGGAGAAAAATGGAGTTAAAAAGGAGTGGATGGGTTATATTGTAAGTAGGTGTCCCGAGTTGTTGACTTTTAGTATGGAGGAACTTAAGACCCGAATGAACTTTTACTTTGATATGGGTATGAATGAGAAAGATTTTGGGACTATGATATTTGACTTCCCCAAAATACTCGGGTTTTATTCACTTGACGAAATGAATCAGAAG GTTGCATATCTTAAAGAGTTTGGTCTAAGTCACCAAGATGTTGGGAGATTACTAGCATTTAGACCGCAATTGATGGGATGTAACATTGAAGAAAGATGGAAGCCTCTCGTTAAGTATCTATATTATCTCGGTATTTCACGAGATGGTATGAGGAGAATTCTTACCGTAAAACCAATAGTTTTTTGCGTTGACCTTGAAAGTAATATTGTTCAAAAG GTACAATTCTTTCGGGACATAGGTGTTGAAGAAAAGGGAATCGGTAGTATGCTTGTCAAGTTTCCATCATTACTAACTTACAGCTTATACAAGAAGATACGACCTGTG GTAATATTTTTGTTAACGAAAGCTGGAGTTTCACGCGCGGATATTGGAAAAGTAATAGGATTGGGGCCCGAGCTGTTGGGATGCAGCATATCAAAGAAATTGGAACCTAATGTCAAATATTTTTTATCACTTGGCATTGACCTTCAAACGTTAGGTAAaatgattgctgatttcccgatgCTGCTTCGGTACAATATTGACATCCTTCGCCCAAAATATCGGTATCTAAGAAGAACCATGGTTCGCCCTTTAAACGATCTAATAGAGTTTCCACG TTTCTTTAGCTATTCTCTTGAAGATCGAATCATACCTCGGCACAAGATTCTCATGGATAATCGTATAAATTTCAAGCTCCGTTACATGCTCTCGAGCTCAAATGATGAATTTCATCAGAAAGTAGAGGCTGCTGTTCAAAGGCGCCAAATGTTCGAATCTGGGATATCAAGCAACTTTGCATTAGATTCCTCGTTTGATAATTCATCAGAGTATaaaattgatgatgatgttggggTGGATGAAATCATTGATGAATTATCAGATGATGAAATAAGTGATGAATTTTCAAATAATGAAATAATTGATGAATTTTCTGCCCATGAAGATTAA